The Erigeron canadensis isolate Cc75 chromosome 4, C_canadensis_v1, whole genome shotgun sequence genome window below encodes:
- the LOC122595790 gene encoding uncharacterized protein LOC122595790, which produces MTKDSPIYAHAKIPTRGGGYIASGAINGRAILAAQRTRDAGIRKPLANKVLIPLAGPYSRSAVTTGTKAKGKQVSLLKHPRKDLDESSAKSLLNDPIPPADSALEIFTPLTRLALN; this is translated from the exons ATGACTAAAGACTCTCCCATCTATGCACACGCAAAGATTCCTACTCGCGGTGGTGGATATATAGCTTCTGGCGCCATCAACGGACGTGCTATTTTAG CCGCCCAGAGAACAAGAGATGCCGGAATTCGTAAGCCCCTGGCCAACAAAGTTTTAATCCCTTTAGCAGGTCCATATTCTCGATCGGCCGTAACTACTG GTACAAAAGCTAAGGGGAAACAGGTATCCCTTCTCAAGCACCCCCGAAAGGATCTTGACGAGTCGTCTGCTAAATCATTGCTCAACGATCCAATCCCTCCTGCAGATTCTGCCTTAGAAATCTTTACCCCGCTCACTCGTCTAGCCCTTAATTAG